One Eurosta solidaginis isolate ZX-2024a chromosome 1, ASM4086904v1, whole genome shotgun sequence genomic window, tttttttgtgtgctttttcAATTCACTCAGCTGTAAATACTTTttcacacattttacaaattcaATGCGTGGCGATTGTTTAGCACATCCAGACCTTTTCTTCTGAGCACTATCTCTTGTTGTTCTCattttgcttgttgttgttggatATTCATATATGAAACAATGTAAATTTACATGAACATTCATCATCATCAACATCATCAGCATATTCAGCGTCATTAACCACATTATTTTTCTTCTTCTGCTTCTCGTGCAATTCCGTTTCCATACAAATCTCACTATTTTCTGCTACACTACGTATTTCTTCATCATCTTGTTCCTGTATTGGTTGCAAAAGACTAATGGCGCGATTATATTCACAACGTATATAGAAAATAATGCTGGGATTTGGAAAAAGCGTAAGAAAATAATCAAAAAGTTGGCGATCAAGAATTCGACCATTTTCTGTAGAGATGAGTAGAGCTGTTTCATGTGTAGCGGGTATTTTGTAATGTTGGATAATCAATATAATTATTTGTTCATAGCGATTCTTGGACTCATAATTAATTAAACCCAATTGTTTGCGATATGAAACTTTAAACAACCTCCACCTTCTTCGCacatatttgttgttgctttttgaaCCAATATCCAGTTAAAAATACTTATATTTTATGTACAAGAAAATCCAACCGTTATTCCATAAATGCAATTTTAGCTGCGCGCGTGCGTTCACTTTAACAACTTGTTTGGCTATCATCAACGACAGGAAATTCATTGAAGGGCAACACAATCCACTT contains:
- the LOC137238612 gene encoding uncharacterized protein, yielding MNFLSLMIAKQVVKVNARAQLKLHLWNNGWIFFNNKYVRRRWRLFKVSYRKQLGLINYESKNRYEQIIILIIQHYKIPATHETALLISTENGRILDRQLFDYFLTLFPNPSIIFYIRCEYNRAISLLQPIQEQDDEEIRSVAENSEICMETELHEKQKKKNNVVNDAEYADDCFIYEYPTTTSKMRTTRDSAQKKRSGCAKQSPRIEFVKCVKKYLQLSELKKHTKKKKPLAQAKRIMRV